A region from the Sandaracinus amylolyticus genome encodes:
- a CDS encoding DUF1592 domain-containing protein, with the protein MRRPRPPHRRSSCAAPLVVLALLGCQGELGAGPAGPRGSRDPRDPAELSIQPSSVRRLARHEYDHSVTDLLGFETSASDDFAGDARIAGYTASAALRVDATLGEQLRTAAEEIATIAVTEHLTTVVPCDHSAADCPRTFVTSLATRAFRRPATELEIEGLLAIFTLASTNGGTYEEGVSAVLQAILQSASFLYVPQIGAGDDVDRTLDGYETASALSYFLTASPPDAALLEAAAADALRTPDQREAQARRLLDEHPRARAQVVRFVQEWLGLDTLHYVARDSETHDFQSLRPLMEEETRRFVEDVVFAGDGTFESLIAADFTLANGTLRDFYGLEVTSDEWSRVALDGTPRRGLLGQASFLATHAARDESSPVKRGVTILRRILCLDVPAPTGDIAEQAMMTPPPARTTRERFSQHSTNAVCASCHSMIDPLGFAFEDFDQLGAFRAEENGTPVDSSGELVGTDVNGPFADGGELVARLAESPQAHACFARNLFRFASARSSQALEASFLAAWGRMPDERRSSLIEIWIELVRSELFVQRRAVP; encoded by the coding sequence ATGCGTCGTCCTCGACCACCGCATCGTCGTTCTTCGTGCGCGGCGCCGCTCGTCGTGCTCGCCCTGCTCGGCTGCCAGGGCGAGCTCGGCGCCGGTCCCGCGGGCCCACGCGGCTCGCGGGATCCTCGCGATCCCGCCGAGCTCTCGATCCAGCCGTCCTCGGTGCGCCGACTCGCGCGCCACGAGTACGACCACTCGGTCACCGACCTGCTCGGGTTCGAGACGAGCGCCTCCGACGACTTCGCCGGCGACGCGCGCATCGCGGGCTACACCGCGAGCGCCGCGCTGCGCGTCGACGCGACGCTCGGCGAGCAGCTGCGCACCGCCGCCGAGGAGATCGCGACGATCGCGGTGACCGAGCACCTCACGACCGTCGTGCCGTGCGATCACAGCGCCGCCGACTGCCCACGCACGTTCGTGACGAGCCTCGCGACGCGCGCGTTCCGCCGGCCGGCGACCGAGCTCGAGATCGAAGGGCTCCTCGCGATCTTCACGCTCGCGTCGACGAACGGCGGCACCTACGAAGAGGGCGTCTCCGCGGTGCTGCAAGCCATCCTGCAGTCCGCGTCGTTCCTCTACGTCCCGCAGATCGGCGCCGGTGACGACGTCGATCGCACGCTCGACGGGTACGAGACCGCGTCGGCGCTCTCGTACTTCCTCACCGCCTCGCCGCCCGACGCCGCGCTGCTCGAGGCCGCCGCCGCGGACGCGCTGCGCACGCCCGATCAGCGCGAGGCCCAGGCACGTCGTCTCCTCGACGAGCACCCGCGCGCCCGCGCGCAGGTGGTGCGCTTCGTCCAGGAGTGGCTCGGCCTCGACACGCTCCACTACGTCGCGCGCGACTCCGAGACGCACGACTTCCAGTCGCTCCGTCCACTGATGGAAGAAGAGACGCGCCGCTTCGTCGAGGACGTCGTCTTCGCGGGCGACGGAACCTTCGAGTCGCTGATCGCCGCCGACTTCACGCTCGCGAACGGAACGCTGCGCGACTTCTACGGCCTCGAGGTCACGAGCGACGAGTGGTCGCGCGTCGCGCTCGACGGCACGCCGCGCCGTGGCCTGCTCGGTCAGGCATCGTTCCTCGCGACGCACGCCGCGCGCGACGAGAGCTCGCCGGTGAAGCGCGGCGTCACGATCCTGCGCCGCATCCTCTGCCTCGACGTGCCCGCGCCGACCGGCGACATCGCGGAGCAGGCGATGATGACGCCGCCTCCCGCGCGCACCACGCGCGAGCGCTTCTCGCAGCACTCGACGAACGCGGTGTGCGCGAGCTGTCACTCGATGATCGATCCGCTCGGCTTCGCGTTCGAGGACTTCGATCAGCTCGGCGCGTTCCGCGCGGAGGAGAACGGCACGCCCGTGGACTCGTCGGGCGAGCTCGTGGGCACCGACGTCAATGGCCCGTTCGCCGACGGCGGCGAGCTCGTCGCGAGGCTCGCGGAGAGCCCGCAAGCGCACGCGTGCTTCGCGCGCAACCTCTTCCGCTTCGCGTCGGCGCGCTCGTCGCAGGCGCTCGAGGCGTCGTTCCTCGCCGCGTGGGGCCGCATGCCCGACGAGCGTCGCTCGAGCCTGATCGAGATCTGGATCGAGCTCGTGCGCAGCGAGCTCTTCGTGCAGAGGAGGGCAGTGCCGTGA
- a CDS encoding DUF1552 domain-containing protein, whose amino-acid sequence MSERVNRTRRAFLKTVGVAAAALPFYKMLENGVVRAQTGTLPQKLVGVGMFHATSQTFYARRAGETDTTFDISYADSCLRPFDDAATYGSSFRDDIIVFDGFDYGVGELGPSGEDLHVPMHGALGLFLTGSSATGGDGTDWHLQNESLDQYLAARHGGETRFRSVELCTEIDFAPLMSSSCIAYGAGGAPLARMTSPEAIWDRYFASLVIPDDEAARAAAERRRRVGASVLDFVAGDIQRLNSRLAGEERQKLDQHLTVIRDMERRLSDPVIAGMCSIPTRRAERGNPNPADDYVVSNGPNGGGPYFDLITDLQIELLAQMLICDLTRFATIVLGNTAGEGTSPQMVAGLNPDGETPLPEELAATGTDYLIPANFHDSIAHVSGSTRLEVQRAVACMNRYYFGKVARLMQRLRAADALDSTLILVGNEGGHGAGHSTMHVPIVLAGGANGAITMGRRVVAPGRTAQIGEAPIGASRTSHNPILVAVANAFGEDLEHYGTCADPALTAGVSGLV is encoded by the coding sequence GTGAGCGAGCGTGTCAATCGGACCCGTCGAGCGTTCCTGAAGACCGTCGGAGTCGCCGCGGCTGCCCTGCCCTTCTACAAGATGCTCGAGAACGGCGTGGTGCGCGCGCAGACTGGCACGCTTCCGCAGAAGCTCGTCGGCGTCGGCATGTTCCACGCGACGTCGCAGACGTTCTATGCGCGCCGCGCAGGCGAGACCGACACGACGTTCGACATCTCGTATGCGGACTCGTGCCTGCGCCCGTTCGACGACGCCGCCACCTACGGCTCGAGCTTCCGCGACGACATCATCGTGTTCGACGGGTTCGACTACGGCGTCGGCGAGCTCGGTCCGAGCGGTGAGGACCTCCACGTCCCGATGCACGGCGCGCTCGGCCTCTTCCTCACCGGCAGCTCGGCGACCGGCGGGGACGGCACCGACTGGCACCTCCAGAACGAGTCGCTCGATCAATACCTCGCGGCGCGGCACGGCGGAGAGACGCGCTTCCGCTCGGTCGAGCTCTGCACCGAGATCGACTTCGCCCCCCTGATGTCGTCGAGCTGCATCGCATACGGCGCGGGCGGCGCGCCGCTCGCGCGGATGACCAGCCCCGAGGCGATCTGGGATCGCTACTTCGCGTCGCTCGTCATCCCCGACGACGAGGCCGCGCGCGCCGCGGCCGAGCGACGCCGGCGTGTGGGAGCGAGCGTGCTCGACTTCGTCGCAGGTGACATCCAGCGCCTGAATTCACGGCTCGCCGGAGAAGAACGGCAGAAGCTCGACCAACACCTCACCGTGATCCGCGACATGGAGCGTCGCCTCTCGGATCCGGTGATCGCGGGCATGTGCAGCATTCCGACGCGTCGCGCGGAGCGTGGCAATCCGAATCCCGCCGACGACTACGTCGTGTCGAACGGCCCGAACGGCGGCGGGCCGTACTTCGACCTGATCACCGACCTGCAGATCGAGCTCCTCGCGCAGATGCTGATCTGCGATCTCACGCGCTTCGCCACGATCGTGCTCGGCAACACCGCGGGAGAAGGCACGTCGCCCCAGATGGTCGCGGGGCTGAACCCCGACGGCGAGACACCGCTGCCCGAGGAGCTCGCCGCGACCGGCACCGACTACCTCATCCCCGCCAACTTCCACGACTCCATCGCGCACGTCTCGGGCTCGACGCGCCTCGAGGTGCAGCGCGCGGTCGCGTGCATGAACCGCTACTACTTCGGCAAGGTCGCGCGCCTCATGCAGCGCCTGCGCGCCGCGGACGCGCTCGACAGCACGCTCATCCTCGTCGGCAACGAGGGCGGGCACGGCGCCGGGCACAGCACGATGCACGTGCCCATCGTGCTCGCCGGCGGCGCGAACGGCGCGATCACGATGGGCCGTCGCGTGGTCGCGCCCGGCCGCACCGCGCAGATCGGCGAAGCGCCGATCGGCGCGAGCCGCACCTCCCACAATCCGATCCTCGTCGCCGTCGCGAACGCGTTCGGCGAGGACCTCGAGCACTACGGCACGTGCGCCGATCCCGCGCTCACCGCAGGCGTGAGCGGCCTGGTCTGA
- a CDS encoding LLM class flavin-dependent oxidoreductase has protein sequence MVPLSVLDLAPIVEGSDAAQALWNSRDLAQHVERWGYRRFWLAEHHSMPGIASAATSVVIAHVAAGTSTIRVGAGGIMLPNHSPLVIAEQFGTLAALHPGRIDLGLGRAPGADGITARALRRDLAAAADSFPHDVVELMHYFRPDPAARVRAVPGEGLDVPLWILGSSLFGAQLAAALGLPYAFASHFAPAQMEHAIELYRHRFRPSSQLERPHLMLGLNVIVADTEEEAQLLSTSVKQAFVALRRGSPTKLKPPVRDLDAQLDAIDRAMIDSALACSIAGSPETVRRGLEAFAARTGADELVVTAQIFDHAARLRSFELLAQVRDAMA, from the coding sequence ATGGTGCCTCTCTCGGTTCTCGATCTCGCGCCGATCGTCGAAGGCTCCGACGCGGCGCAAGCGCTCTGGAATTCACGCGATCTCGCGCAGCATGTGGAGCGCTGGGGCTATCGGCGCTTCTGGCTCGCCGAGCACCACAGCATGCCGGGCATCGCCTCGGCGGCGACGTCGGTCGTGATCGCGCACGTCGCCGCGGGCACGTCGACCATCCGTGTCGGCGCAGGCGGGATCATGCTGCCGAACCACTCGCCGCTCGTGATCGCCGAGCAGTTCGGGACGCTCGCGGCGCTGCACCCGGGGCGCATCGATCTCGGGCTCGGGCGCGCGCCGGGCGCCGACGGAATCACGGCGCGCGCGCTGCGTCGCGATCTCGCGGCGGCCGCGGACTCGTTCCCGCACGACGTGGTCGAGCTGATGCACTACTTCCGACCCGACCCCGCCGCGCGGGTGCGCGCGGTGCCGGGAGAGGGGCTCGACGTGCCGCTGTGGATCCTCGGCTCGAGCCTCTTCGGCGCGCAGCTCGCGGCCGCGCTGGGCCTGCCGTACGCGTTCGCGTCGCACTTCGCGCCGGCGCAGATGGAGCACGCGATCGAGCTCTATCGACACCGGTTCCGCCCTTCGTCGCAGCTCGAGAGGCCGCACCTGATGCTCGGCCTGAACGTGATCGTCGCGGACACCGAAGAGGAGGCGCAGCTCCTGTCGACGTCGGTGAAGCAGGCGTTCGTCGCGCTGCGGCGCGGGAGCCCGACGAAGCTGAAGCCGCCGGTGCGCGACCTCGACGCGCAGCTCGACGCGATCGACCGCGCGATGATCGACTCGGCGCTCGCGTGCTCCATCGCGGGATCGCCGGAGACGGTGCGCCGTGGGCTCGAGGCGTTCGCGGCGCGCACGGGCGCGGACGAGCTCGTGGTGACCGCGCAGATCTTCGATCACGCGGCGCGGCTGCGCTCGTTCGAGCTGCTCGCGCAGGTTCGCGACGCGATGGCGTGA
- a CDS encoding zinc-dependent alcohol dehydrogenase has product MRALVYHGVGDIRLDNVPEPRIEQPTDAIVRLTASAICGTDLHFVRGTFSGMRPGTILGHEGVGVVEELGDEVRNLDVGDRVVIASTIACGNCAYCRAGYYGQCDQANPAGKRAGTAFFGGPEGAGGFHGLQAEKARVPFANVGLVKLPDEVSDEQAIMLSDIFPTGYFAADLAAIHAGSTVAVFGCGPVGQFVIASAKLLGAGRIIAVDGNEDRLAMARRQGAEVVSFEREDPVETILTLTGGIGVDRAIDAVGVDAVHAHHGPAAKRAKKHAREDAGDVQKVAPVHRDEAPFLPGDAPAQALSWAVEALAKAGTLVIVGVYPPAMEHFPIGQAMNKNLTIRMGNCNHRKYIPQLVDLVRSKAVDPVEILTKVEPLHDVKKAYEAFDARKPGWLKVALNPSA; this is encoded by the coding sequence ATGCGAGCCCTCGTCTATCACGGGGTCGGCGACATCCGCCTCGACAACGTGCCCGAGCCCCGGATCGAGCAGCCGACCGATGCGATCGTGCGCCTCACCGCGTCCGCGATCTGCGGCACGGATCTCCACTTCGTGCGCGGCACGTTCTCCGGGATGCGACCGGGCACGATCCTCGGGCACGAGGGCGTCGGCGTGGTCGAGGAGCTCGGGGACGAGGTGCGCAACCTCGACGTCGGCGATCGCGTGGTGATCGCGTCGACGATCGCGTGCGGCAACTGCGCGTACTGTCGCGCGGGATATTACGGGCAGTGCGATCAGGCGAACCCGGCGGGCAAGCGCGCCGGCACGGCGTTCTTCGGAGGGCCCGAAGGCGCCGGCGGCTTTCACGGCCTGCAGGCGGAGAAGGCGAGAGTGCCGTTCGCGAACGTCGGGCTCGTGAAGCTGCCGGACGAGGTCTCGGACGAACAGGCGATCATGCTCTCGGACATCTTCCCGACCGGCTACTTCGCGGCGGACCTCGCGGCGATCCACGCGGGGAGCACGGTCGCGGTGTTCGGCTGTGGCCCGGTCGGGCAGTTCGTGATCGCGAGCGCGAAGCTGCTCGGCGCGGGGCGGATCATCGCCGTCGACGGCAACGAGGATCGGCTCGCGATGGCGCGGCGTCAGGGCGCGGAGGTGGTCAGCTTCGAGCGCGAGGATCCCGTCGAGACGATCCTGACGCTGACCGGCGGCATCGGGGTCGATCGTGCGATCGACGCGGTGGGCGTCGACGCGGTGCACGCGCACCACGGGCCCGCGGCGAAGCGCGCGAAGAAGCACGCGCGAGAGGACGCGGGTGACGTGCAGAAGGTCGCGCCGGTGCATCGCGACGAAGCGCCGTTCCTGCCCGGCGACGCGCCCGCACAGGCGCTCTCGTGGGCCGTGGAGGCGCTCGCGAAGGCGGGGACGCTGGTGATCGTGGGCGTCTATCCGCCTGCGATGGAGCACTTCCCGATCGGCCAGGCGATGAACAAGAACCTGACGATCCGGATGGGCAACTGCAACCATCGGAAGTACATCCCGCAGCTCGTCGACCTCGTGCGCTCGAAGGCGGTCGATCCCGTCGAGATCCTCACGAAGGTCGAGCCGCTTCACGACGTGAAGAAGGCGTACGAGGCGTTCGACGCGCGCAAGCCGGGGTGGCTGAAGGTCGCGCTCAATCCGAGCGCGTGA
- a CDS encoding phospholipase D-like domain-containing protein — protein MSIDPWILVVVLGATTLLLGWALWSIKLELHTRWCEVGPLRRGERFHEMIATLSLSSLTHGNDLRILQNGDAYFASLLADIRAARSSVHFETFLWKTGECSGALVDALCERARAGIPVRVLLDGIGGKITREERQRIEASGATLVFYNHARFRNLGTYNTRDHRKLAVIDGCIGYVGGHCITDDWLGDAQDRAHFRDTSARVEGPIVTQLQGVFSDNWTEAAGELLVGEELFPAPRASGPVTAHLSYLSLARRTSSLKVLHHLAIESAEREILIQNPYFLPFGGARDALCRARKRGVRVRVMVPSREATDAKIVSHATRHALRPLLECGIEIYLYDRTLLHQKVFVIDGVWAGIGSTNFDDRSMDINEEVTLSVFDEGVAQELTAAFEADLAHARLLGLEEWRSRSFVEKATDWLAWTARAQL, from the coding sequence GTGTCGATCGATCCCTGGATCCTCGTCGTCGTGCTCGGAGCGACCACGCTGCTCCTCGGCTGGGCGCTGTGGTCGATCAAGCTCGAGCTGCACACGCGATGGTGCGAGGTGGGGCCGCTGCGGCGCGGCGAGCGCTTCCACGAGATGATCGCGACGCTCTCGCTGAGCAGCCTCACGCACGGCAACGACCTGCGGATCCTGCAGAACGGCGACGCATACTTCGCGTCGCTGCTCGCCGACATCCGCGCGGCGCGCTCGTCGGTCCACTTCGAGACGTTCCTCTGGAAGACGGGCGAGTGCAGCGGTGCGCTCGTCGACGCGCTCTGCGAGCGCGCGCGCGCCGGCATCCCGGTGCGCGTCCTGCTCGACGGCATCGGCGGGAAGATCACGCGCGAGGAGCGGCAGCGCATCGAGGCCTCGGGCGCGACGCTCGTCTTCTACAACCACGCGCGGTTCCGGAACCTCGGCACGTACAACACGCGCGATCACCGCAAGCTCGCGGTGATCGACGGTTGCATCGGGTACGTCGGCGGGCACTGCATCACCGACGACTGGCTCGGCGACGCGCAGGACCGCGCGCACTTCCGCGACACCAGCGCGCGCGTCGAAGGACCGATCGTGACGCAGCTCCAGGGCGTGTTCTCGGACAACTGGACCGAGGCCGCGGGCGAGCTGCTCGTCGGAGAGGAGCTCTTCCCCGCCCCGCGCGCGTCGGGCCCCGTGACCGCGCACCTCTCGTATCTCAGCCTCGCGCGGCGCACCTCGTCACTGAAGGTCCTGCACCACCTCGCGATCGAGTCCGCCGAGCGCGAGATCCTGATCCAGAACCCCTACTTCCTGCCCTTCGGCGGCGCGCGCGACGCGCTCTGTCGCGCGCGGAAGCGCGGCGTGCGAGTGCGAGTGATGGTCCCCTCGCGCGAGGCGACCGACGCGAAGATCGTCAGTCACGCGACGCGCCACGCGCTGCGTCCGCTGCTCGAGTGCGGCATCGAGATCTACCTCTACGACCGCACGCTGCTGCACCAGAAGGTGTTCGTGATCGACGGCGTGTGGGCGGGCATCGGCTCGACGAACTTCGACGATCGATCGATGGACATCAACGAAGAGGTCACGCTCAGCGTGTTCGACGAGGGCGTCGCGCAGGAGCTCACCGCCGCGTTCGAGGCGGATCTCGCGCACGCGCGCCTGCTCGGGCTCGAGGAGTGGCGCTCGCGCAGCTTCGTCGAGAAGGCGACCGACTGGCTCGCTTGGACGGCGCGCGCGCAGCTCTGA
- a CDS encoding response regulator produces MARLLVAEDYDDFRELLADYLRARGHDVIEARNGAEAVEAARLEHPDAIVMDLMMPVRDGASATRELKSSSATRGIPVVAVTAAAPRGVPAQEICPGCDALVAKPVDFGTLLGTLASLLRS; encoded by the coding sequence ATGGCTCGCCTCCTGGTTGCCGAGGACTACGACGACTTCCGCGAGCTGCTGGCGGACTACCTGCGAGCGCGTGGGCACGACGTCATCGAGGCGCGCAACGGCGCGGAAGCCGTCGAGGCTGCGCGCCTCGAGCATCCCGACGCGATCGTGATGGATCTGATGATGCCGGTGCGCGACGGCGCGTCCGCGACGCGCGAGCTGAAGTCGAGCTCGGCCACGCGCGGCATCCCGGTGGTCGCGGTGACCGCGGCCGCGCCGAGGGGCGTGCCCGCGCAGGAGATCTGCCCGGGGTGCGACGCGCTCGTCGCGAAGCCCGTCGACTTCGGGACGCTGCTCGGGACGCTCGCGTCGCTGCTGCGCTCGTGA
- a CDS encoding TROVE domain-containing protein — translation MSSYARHLTPHATPQSERADARQVRNSAGGFTFALDDFARLERFLILGSEGGSYYATERALTIENASALVRCLGVDGARTVDTIVAISESGRAPKNDPAIFALALAASHAVPSVRARALAAMPRVCRTGTHLFRFVREVQALRGWGRALRKAIAAWYVAKAPDELAYQLAKYAQRDGVSHRDVLRLAHPKAKDPATHALLRWAVAGEGALGPREVKRADATTTYPAVDAGAMPRLVEGFARVRAQDLSSRDVAALITEHGLTHEMIPSIYLARPEVWEALLPRMPLHAMLRSLARMTANGLVAPGSAATSRIVARLGDRDAIRKSRVHPMDLLIALRTYASGHGLRGSLVWTPVSTIVDALDAAFDLAFVNVEPTGKTLMLALDVSGSMSMGQLAGSPLTPREAAAAMALITARTERDYQIMAFSDRFVPLDVTARMRLHDVVEKTSRLPFSATDCAIPMLHATERNLRVDAFCVYTDNETWFGSIHPHQALAAYRAKTGIPAKLVVTGMTATKFTIADPNDPGMLDVVGFDAAAPAILAAFLQGNGVRS, via the coding sequence ATGTCGAGCTATGCCCGCCACCTCACGCCACACGCGACGCCGCAGAGCGAGCGCGCCGACGCGCGTCAGGTCCGCAATTCGGCGGGCGGCTTCACGTTCGCGCTGGACGACTTCGCGCGCCTCGAGCGCTTCCTGATCCTCGGCAGCGAGGGCGGCTCGTACTACGCGACCGAGCGTGCGCTGACGATCGAGAACGCGAGCGCGCTCGTCCGCTGCCTCGGTGTCGATGGTGCGCGCACGGTCGACACGATCGTCGCGATCAGCGAGTCGGGCCGCGCGCCCAAGAACGACCCCGCGATCTTCGCGCTCGCGCTCGCCGCGTCGCACGCGGTGCCGTCGGTGCGCGCGCGTGCGCTCGCTGCGATGCCGCGCGTCTGCCGCACCGGCACGCACCTCTTCCGCTTCGTGCGCGAGGTGCAGGCGCTGCGTGGCTGGGGCCGCGCGCTCCGCAAGGCGATCGCGGCGTGGTACGTGGCGAAGGCGCCCGACGAGCTCGCGTACCAGCTCGCGAAGTACGCGCAGCGCGACGGTGTCTCGCACCGCGACGTGCTCCGTCTCGCGCACCCGAAGGCGAAGGATCCTGCGACGCATGCGCTCCTGCGCTGGGCGGTCGCAGGTGAGGGCGCGCTCGGTCCGCGCGAGGTGAAGCGCGCGGACGCGACCACGACCTACCCCGCGGTCGACGCGGGCGCGATGCCGCGCCTCGTCGAGGGCTTCGCGCGCGTTCGTGCGCAGGACCTCTCGTCGCGCGACGTCGCGGCGCTGATCACGGAGCACGGGCTCACGCACGAGATGATCCCCTCGATCTATCTCGCACGTCCCGAGGTCTGGGAGGCGCTGCTGCCGCGCATGCCGCTGCACGCGATGCTCCGCAGCCTCGCGCGCATGACGGCGAACGGCCTCGTCGCGCCGGGCTCGGCGGCGACGTCGCGCATCGTCGCGCGTCTCGGGGATCGCGATGCGATCCGCAAGTCGCGCGTGCACCCGATGGACCTGCTCATCGCGCTGCGCACCTACGCGTCGGGCCACGGTCTCCGCGGCTCGCTCGTGTGGACGCCGGTGTCGACGATCGTCGACGCGCTCGACGCGGCGTTCGATCTCGCGTTCGTCAACGTCGAGCCCACGGGCAAGACGCTGATGCTCGCGCTCGACGTCTCGGGCTCGATGTCGATGGGCCAGCTCGCGGGCTCGCCCCTCACGCCTCGCGAGGCCGCGGCGGCGATGGCGCTGATCACGGCGCGCACCGAGCGCGACTACCAGATCATGGCGTTCTCGGATCGTTTCGTTCCGCTCGACGTGACGGCGCGCATGCGCCTGCACGACGTGGTGGAGAAGACGAGCCGACTCCCGTTCAGCGCGACGGATTGCGCGATTCCGATGCTCCACGCGACGGAGCGCAATCTTCGCGTCGACGCGTTCTGCGTCTACACCGACAACGAGACCTGGTTCGGCAGCATCCATCCGCACCAGGCGCTCGCGGCGTATCGTGCGAAGACGGGCATCCCCGCGAAGCTCGTCGTCACCGGCATGACCGCGACGAAGTTCACGATCGCGGATCCGAACGACCCGGGCATGCTCGACGTCGTCGGGTTCGACGCGGCCGCGCCGGCGATCCTCGCTGCGTTCCTCCAGGGGAACGGCGTCCGCTCTTGA